In Ruminiclostridium papyrosolvens DSM 2782, the following proteins share a genomic window:
- a CDS encoding DNA cytosine methyltransferase: MNKAITVGSLFDGIGGFPMAGIRQGFIPVWASEIEAFPIAVTKLRFPQMLHVGDITKLKGETLPQVDVVCGGSPCQDLSVAGKRAGLKGERSGLFMEQIRIIKEMRKHSKASGRTNASVRPRYMVWENVPGAFSSERGEDFRAVLEEICRINDDAISVPRPPGGVWLSAGTILGYKFSVAWRVYDAQYWGLAQRRRRIYLVADFGGLTAPEILFKQGSLFGNPATGQKEGEGASACSQACFGASGRNKDIENEAMLETRREYKSFHINQRNEGIDLNGISGALLATQNMQMQTFIAEPMLCLNDQGGDRIDVSQDITATLRAGMAGHPPLVMSEQTALFENYSIDSRYTGPHRIAPTGTASYGTGGNNVPLINQPLAFSLDSVESNSMKSSNPYSGCRETALARTIDTTNPDPSKNQGGIAILQESYCIAGNIIDRQEHNGGNGMGCQSGISYTLNTADRHAVFCKHSNAFDSTYQQTVGALCRGDEKGIGNQYVNQDKCIVEQKKLIRRLTPLECERLMGFPDYWTDIPGASDSARYKALGNSVAIPCVENVLRGIAYFLKQNKENEE; encoded by the coding sequence ATGAATAAGGCTATTACAGTAGGTAGCCTGTTTGATGGAATAGGGGGCTTCCCGATGGCAGGAATACGTCAAGGATTTATACCTGTTTGGGCAAGTGAAATTGAAGCCTTCCCTATAGCAGTAACAAAGCTTCGTTTTCCTCAGATGTTACATGTTGGTGATATTACCAAGCTTAAGGGTGAAACCTTGCCGCAGGTGGATGTTGTTTGCGGGGGATCACCATGTCAGGACTTATCTGTGGCAGGGAAGCGTGCCGGTCTTAAGGGTGAACGCTCAGGACTGTTTATGGAGCAAATCCGAATAATAAAGGAGATGAGAAAGCATAGCAAAGCAAGTGGAAGGACAAATGCTTCTGTTAGACCTCGGTACATGGTGTGGGAAAATGTCCCTGGAGCCTTTTCAAGTGAAAGAGGAGAGGACTTCAGGGCAGTACTTGAGGAAATCTGCCGAATTAATGACGACGCCATTTCTGTACCTAGACCTCCGGGAGGGGTATGGCTGTCTGCTGGGACCATATTGGGATATAAATTCTCCGTTGCTTGGAGGGTATACGACGCTCAATACTGGGGTCTCGCCCAGAGACGCAGGCGTATCTACCTTGTCGCAGATTTTGGAGGTCTCACCGCACCGGAAATATTATTTAAGCAGGGCAGCCTGTTTGGGAATCCTGCGACGGGCCAAAAAGAGGGGGAAGGAGCTTCCGCCTGTTCTCAAGCATGCTTTGGAGCTTCAGGCCGAAATAAAGACATAGAAAATGAAGCAATGCTTGAAACGAGAAGAGAATATAAATCCTTTCATATCAATCAAAGAAACGAAGGTATTGATTTAAATGGAATATCGGGAGCCTTATTGGCAACACAAAATATGCAGATGCAAACGTTTATCGCGGAACCAATGTTATGTCTAAATGACCAGGGCGGTGACCGTATAGATGTGTCACAAGATATTACTGCAACACTGCGAGCTGGAATGGCTGGGCACCCGCCCCTAGTGATGAGTGAGCAGACAGCTCTGTTCGAGAATTATAGCATTGACTCCCGATACACCGGTCCTCACAGGATAGCACCAACCGGAACTGCCAGCTATGGTACGGGAGGTAATAATGTTCCTTTGATTAATCAGCCTCTGGCGTTCAGTCTTGACAGTGTTGAAAGCAACAGCATGAAATCCTCTAATCCATATTCAGGATGTAGGGAAACAGCGCTAGCAAGAACGATAGATACAACTAATCCTGATCCAAGCAAAAATCAGGGAGGTATTGCTATTCTACAGGAAAGCTATTGTATTGCCGGCAACATTATTGACCGACAGGAGCATAACGGAGGAAACGGTATGGGATGCCAGTCGGGAATAAGCTACACCCTTAATACTGCCGACCGCCATGCTGTGTTTTGTAAACATAGTAACGCCTTTGACAGTACGTATCAGCAAACTGTTGGTGCGTTATGTCGAGGAGATGAGAAAGGAATTGGAAATCAGTATGTAAATCAGGACAAATGTATTGTAGAACAGAAGAAGCTTATAAGACGGCTGACTCCGCTGGAATGTGAACGGCTAATGGGCTTTCCTGACTATTGGACGGATATACCGGGAGCATCTGATAGTGCAAGATATAAGGCTCTTGGAAACAGTGTAGCAATCCCTTGTGTAGAAAATGTACTTCGGGGGATTGCATATTTTTTGAAACAAAATAAGGAAAATGAGGAGTGA
- a CDS encoding conjugal transfer protein TrbL family protein, whose product MFIWDFVAETVLVQVVDWIYSQLVGFLGEFFSMMGSMGADLFDMSWVKSVVLLFSYLAWALYVTGLVVAVFECGIEYQSGRGSIKDTSLNVIKGFMAVSLFTTVPIELYKLSVSLQSSFTSGITKITGSDGNISTMAKATLTNVGGVGMNTIITIFILVLMGYAIIKVFFANLKRGGILLIQIAVGSLYMFSVPRGYIDGFTAWCKQVIGLCLTAFLQSIILTAGLMVFNSNMLLGLGLMLASSEIPRIAGQFGLDTSTKASLTSTVNAAQSAVNITRTVVQTVAK is encoded by the coding sequence ATGTTTATATGGGATTTTGTTGCTGAGACTGTCCTGGTTCAGGTCGTTGACTGGATATATTCTCAGCTTGTAGGCTTTTTAGGCGAGTTTTTTTCAATGATGGGCAGCATGGGGGCTGATCTTTTTGATATGAGCTGGGTTAAGTCAGTTGTGCTGTTATTTTCCTATCTGGCATGGGCACTTTACGTAACCGGGCTGGTAGTAGCTGTTTTTGAATGCGGCATTGAATATCAAAGCGGAAGGGGAAGCATTAAGGATACCTCATTAAATGTTATAAAGGGGTTTATGGCTGTAAGCCTGTTTACCACTGTACCTATTGAATTGTACAAGCTATCTGTTTCACTGCAAAGCAGCTTTACGTCAGGCATTACCAAAATCACTGGTTCGGACGGCAACATCAGTACTATGGCAAAAGCCACCCTCACCAATGTCGGTGGGGTTGGTATGAATACTATTATAACGATTTTTATTTTAGTTCTAATGGGCTATGCAATTATTAAGGTGTTTTTCGCCAACCTCAAACGTGGAGGAATTCTCCTTATACAGATTGCAGTTGGCAGCCTGTATATGTTCAGTGTACCGAGGGGATACATAGATGGGTTTACAGCATGGTGCAAGCAGGTTATTGGGCTGTGTCTTACAGCATTTCTGCAAAGCATCATCCTTACAGCCGGGCTGATGGTTTTTAACTCAAATATGCTTTTAGGTCTTGGACTTATGCTTGCAAGCTCAGAGATTCCGAGAATAGCAGGACAGTTCGGACTTGATACCTCAACAAAAGCAAGCCTTACGAGTACTGTTAATGCGGCACAGTCTGCCGTTAATATTACACGCACAGTTGTACAAACAGTAGCAAAATGA
- a CDS encoding DUF3852 domain-containing protein, producing the protein MNKKILCILCVSLLLSVMLCATAYASGSGDVAGAIEGTWTSASQQIKTVVNKVVFPAIDLILAVFFFAKLGTAYFDYRKHGQFEWASPAILFACLVFTLTAPLYIWTILGM; encoded by the coding sequence TTGAATAAAAAAATCTTATGTATCTTGTGTGTTTCGCTGCTACTGTCCGTCATGCTTTGTGCAACCGCCTATGCTTCCGGCAGCGGAGATGTGGCAGGTGCCATTGAAGGGACATGGACGTCAGCATCCCAGCAGATAAAAACTGTTGTTAACAAGGTAGTTTTTCCTGCAATTGACTTAATTCTGGCTGTGTTCTTTTTTGCCAAGCTTGGTACTGCATATTTTGATTACAGGAAGCATGGCCAGTTTGAATGGGCGTCCCCGGCTATTCTGTTTGCCTGTCTTGTGTTTACGCTGACAGCTCCTCTATATATTTGGACTATCCTTGGAATGTAG
- a CDS encoding DUF6550 family protein: MKKKPMKWLVVTGLGIICIILIAAIATKFKMEDTKDIAASSSSVQVNPTVVTPSEALTTEKNIVIQDDSNPSERTSAKTPNTAVSSGTKQTIQPDPVKPKIPTISKPKVQENVTPKAPDSVKKPASKQPGAAKNSTSNKSEPKGGEKKDGKIYVPGFGWVKDNGGGVKQEIVGSDGDINKQVGSMD, translated from the coding sequence ATGAAAAAGAAACCAATGAAATGGTTGGTAGTTACCGGTTTGGGAATTATATGTATAATCCTCATTGCAGCGATAGCCACTAAGTTTAAAATGGAAGATACTAAGGATATTGCTGCATCATCATCATCAGTTCAGGTAAATCCAACTGTTGTGACACCAAGTGAAGCTTTAACAACGGAAAAAAATATAGTTATTCAGGATGATAGTAACCCTTCAGAGAGAACCTCAGCTAAAACACCGAATACTGCGGTTTCAAGCGGAACAAAGCAGACGATTCAGCCTGACCCAGTTAAGCCAAAGATTCCCACCATTTCAAAACCAAAGGTACAGGAGAATGTTACTCCCAAAGCTCCAGATTCAGTAAAAAAGCCTGCAAGCAAGCAACCTGGTGCCGCAAAAAATAGCACGTCAAATAAATCAGAACCCAAGGGCGGTGAGAAAAAGGACGGTAAAATATATGTTCCCGGTTTTGGATGGGTTAAGGATAATGGAGGAGGTGTTAAACAAGAAATAGTCGGATCTGACGGAGATATTAATAAGCAGGTTGGCTCAATGGATTAA
- a CDS encoding DUF4320 family protein — translation MLVVALAVKVFPVYIAKSQLDTFASELCREAETAGRVGRETALRTQKLKEKTGLDPKVTWSQTGNIQLDEEFAVTVTLQKDIGLFGGFGSFPITLKAQALGKGERYWK, via the coding sequence ATGCTGGTAGTGGCTCTTGCAGTCAAGGTCTTTCCCGTATATATTGCAAAAAGCCAGTTGGATACCTTTGCCTCTGAACTGTGCCGCGAGGCAGAAACAGCAGGTCGGGTAGGGCGTGAAACTGCTTTAAGAACACAGAAGCTTAAGGAAAAAACAGGGCTTGATCCTAAGGTTACATGGTCTCAGACAGGTAATATACAGCTAGATGAGGAATTTGCTGTAACGGTTACGCTTCAAAAGGATATAGGTCTTTTTGGAGGCTTTGGCAGCTTTCCAATTACATTAAAGGCACAGGCATTAGGTAAAGGTGAGAGGTATTGGAAATGA